The following coding sequences are from one Paenibacillus sp. JDR-2 window:
- a CDS encoding Gfo/Idh/MocA family protein → MKKFKVGLVGAGGVSELHLEGYKANPERVTITAICDPNEEILHSRADKYGIEQRFTDLNAFIQNSGVDAAVVCTPTSVRKQVVIPLLEAGIPLLVEKPFSDTLSDAIEITEKAQQLNVPVAVNQNFRRHYPFEIVKNIVAEQTIGKVTMIIFNEMFFRQDAGWRLNQERHALSVMGIHWFDGFRQILGCEAESVVSLMNSSEAINCKGETDATVQLRFENGTIVTYTQSFSSRISRTEMIVIGEKGTVKCNHNRAELYLGGDHNPYSTWDNHYSREQNSLDNIEQLLTWIETGTVASNSAEDNLKTVALLDASYRSAAESQIIRLSSGIRI, encoded by the coding sequence TTGAAGAAATTTAAAGTCGGCCTGGTTGGGGCGGGCGGAGTCTCTGAATTGCACCTGGAAGGCTACAAGGCAAACCCGGAACGCGTAACTATTACGGCCATCTGCGATCCGAATGAAGAGATTCTTCATTCCCGCGCGGATAAATACGGAATCGAGCAGCGATTTACGGATTTGAATGCTTTTATTCAAAACAGCGGTGTAGATGCGGCAGTCGTGTGTACGCCTACCTCCGTTCGAAAGCAGGTTGTTATTCCGCTGTTAGAAGCGGGAATTCCTCTACTCGTGGAAAAGCCGTTCTCCGATACGTTAAGCGACGCCATTGAAATTACGGAAAAAGCACAGCAGCTGAATGTTCCCGTAGCTGTTAATCAGAACTTCAGACGCCATTATCCATTTGAAATCGTGAAAAATATCGTTGCCGAACAAACCATTGGCAAAGTAACCATGATCATATTTAACGAAATGTTCTTCCGTCAGGATGCGGGCTGGCGGCTTAATCAGGAACGTCATGCCTTATCCGTCATGGGCATTCATTGGTTTGACGGCTTCAGGCAGATCTTGGGCTGTGAAGCCGAATCCGTTGTCTCTTTGATGAATTCCTCGGAGGCTATTAATTGCAAAGGCGAGACGGATGCCACCGTTCAGTTAAGATTTGAAAACGGTACCATCGTGACCTATACGCAAAGCTTTTCTTCGCGGATCAGCCGGACGGAGATGATCGTTATCGGTGAGAAAGGTACGGTGAAATGCAACCATAACCGGGCCGAACTATACCTGGGTGGCGATCACAATCCGTATAGCACATGGGATAACCATTATTCCCGCGAACAAAACAGCCTTGATAATATCGAGCAGCTGCTGACATGGATCGAGACGGGAACGGTCGCAAGCAATAGTGCGGAAGATAATTTAAAGACCGTTGCTCTTCTTGATGCTTCCTATCGTTCGGCCGCTGAATCGCAGATTATTAGGCTTAGCAGCGGGATCAGAATATGA
- a CDS encoding sugar phosphate isomerase/epimerase family protein: MKIKYAFSRPTSSEEECRDLFQEFTKAGYDGLQLKAGQYAPYLHQPERFLEEWGHKQGIGSALITGGHIDEQGVRQLRELFRFGKKIGTELIVFCHGVSRSETRAEDIRRYAEQLSELGKEALQYGLKLSLHHHYGQPVMHREDFDIFFDRIQPGNIGLTIDTAHLVKSGITDVAELIRAYARVIDNYHMKDFAAGEWQILGRGEIYFEPIFQAILDTGYRGWISADEESGGEIAEGLTECISFLKQGLQSTR, encoded by the coding sequence ATGAAAATCAAATATGCATTCTCCAGACCAACATCATCCGAAGAGGAATGCCGTGATCTCTTTCAGGAGTTTACGAAGGCTGGTTATGACGGACTGCAGCTGAAGGCCGGACAGTACGCTCCCTATTTGCATCAACCGGAGCGGTTTCTGGAGGAATGGGGGCATAAGCAAGGTATAGGTTCCGCCCTGATAACCGGAGGGCATATCGATGAGCAAGGTGTCCGCCAGCTAAGGGAGTTGTTCCGATTCGGCAAGAAGATCGGAACGGAGCTTATCGTATTTTGCCATGGCGTATCCCGCAGCGAGACGAGAGCGGAGGATATTCGAAGGTATGCGGAGCAATTGTCCGAGCTTGGAAAAGAAGCGTTGCAATACGGATTAAAGCTGTCGCTTCACCACCACTATGGCCAGCCGGTTATGCACAGGGAAGACTTCGATATCTTTTTCGACCGCATACAGCCGGGGAACATTGGCTTAACGATTGATACCGCTCATTTGGTCAAATCGGGCATAACAGATGTTGCGGAGTTGATCAGGGCCTACGCTCGAGTAATCGATAACTATCATATGAAAGACTTTGCGGCAGGAGAGTGGCAGATCCTTGGCCGGGGAGAAATTTATTTTGAACCGATATTCCAAGCGATATTGGACACTGGCTACCGCGGCTGGATTTCGGCAGATGAAGAAAGCGGCGGGGAGATCGCCGAGGGATTAACCGAGTGTATAAGCTTCCTGAAGCAAGGCTTGCAATCTACAAGATAA
- a CDS encoding cupin domain-containing protein translates to MATISDLRKEEEGRILPMDWGKIHWLCGQEIDPESEMTFGMVYIEAGQSNGRHIHPNCEELIFVLSGECDHTLGDEVFHLEPGMMLRIPRGIPHNATVTSWEPCRMIIAYSAPDRQTIGE, encoded by the coding sequence ATGGCGACAATCTCGGATTTGCGCAAGGAAGAAGAGGGGCGTATCCTGCCGATGGATTGGGGGAAAATCCATTGGTTATGCGGCCAGGAGATCGACCCGGAGTCGGAAATGACCTTCGGAATGGTCTATATTGAAGCGGGTCAATCCAATGGCAGACATATTCATCCCAATTGCGAAGAGCTTATCTTCGTATTATCCGGTGAATGCGACCATACGCTGGGAGACGAAGTTTTCCATCTGGAGCCGGGCATGATGCTGCGGATTCCCCGCGGCATCCCGCATAATGCTACGGTAACAAGCTGGGAGCCATGCCGGATGATTATTGCCTACTCGGCTCCTGACCGCCAGACGATAGGAGAATAG